In one Thermosipho ferrireducens genomic region, the following are encoded:
- a CDS encoding LVIVD repeat-containing protein, whose product MSNLSRKKVFLFLFLALALFAALLYATGNAKVKASTKADTNPSENPNTKANSSVEKTVNTQETTDTVTNLSLNDIIVVAGGEEGIFVIDISNPKFPKIAKHLNIDIEAKKIQLSGNYAYVTNNKGNFIIIDVSNPKNPEKAGQFDIEYKYTRGFYVSGNYVYIADKNKGLVIVDVSNKEKPVEIGQMDIRDGGYGVYVSGNYAYVINPRKGLIIFNISDPANPVEVGQLGKYLGSSLRQIYVSGKYAYVANGSKGLEIIDVSNIEKPIKVGIIDTGTALKVLGTGNFAYVIDEKENFVIVDVSDPANPVKVSSLKGRKGVTSSKPLDLYISGNFAYIVDKIDDLLVVDISNPENPAKIGSLKNGYSAKDVYISKNYAYVADGLDGLLVLDVSNPKKPVKVSRFDTKGNARRVYISGKYAYIADGYEGLVITDVSNPKMPKKVGHFRTDDYAWDVYVVGKYAYVAADDNGLVIIDVSNPANPVKVGEVRTGYDALGVYVDEKYAYIANFDNGLVIVDVSNPSYPFQIGKYDTYGWSYGVYVDEKRRAYVADDDNGLVIIDVSNPANPVKIGYWNDYGGAKKVRILGKYAYIASGRAGLVILDVSNPKKPVKVSRFDTDGEAKSLYVSEKYVYIADDSNGLVILDVSNVKSPSLVLDMPWLNLYGVSGAPGF is encoded by the coding sequence GTGAGTAACTTATCTCGAAAAAAAGTTTTTCTATTTTTATTTCTAGCTCTTGCACTTTTTGCCGCTCTACTGTACGCCACAGGAAACGCCAAAGTAAAAGCATCTACTAAGGCAGACACAAACCCCTCAGAAAATCCGAACACTAAAGCAAACTCCAGCGTTGAAAAAACTGTAAATACTCAGGAAACAACTGATACTGTAACGAATTTGTCGCTAAATGATATCATTGTAGTCGCTGGCGGGGAGGAAGGAATATTTGTCATAGATATTAGCAATCCGAAATTTCCAAAAATTGCGAAGCATCTGAACATTGATATAGAGGCTAAAAAAATCCAATTATCAGGAAATTATGCGTATGTTACCAACAATAAAGGAAATTTTATTATAATAGATGTCTCTAACCCGAAAAATCCCGAGAAGGCTGGACAATTTGATATTGAATATAAATACACCAGAGGATTTTATGTATCCGGAAATTATGTATACATCGCTGATAAAAACAAGGGACTTGTAATAGTAGATGTGTCTAATAAAGAAAAACCAGTAGAAATTGGGCAAATGGATATTCGCGATGGGGGATATGGAGTTTACGTATCTGGAAACTATGCGTATGTTATTAATCCCCGCAAGGGCCTTATAATATTTAACATTTCTGATCCAGCAAATCCAGTGGAAGTTGGGCAACTCGGCAAGTACCTGGGAAGCAGCTTGCGTCAAATCTATGTGTCTGGAAAATATGCATATGTTGCAAATGGCTCCAAAGGTCTTGAAATAATAGATGTGTCTAATATAGAAAAACCAATAAAAGTTGGCATAATTGATACCGGAACTGCACTAAAAGTTCTGGGAACCGGGAATTTCGCATATGTTATTGATGAAAAAGAAAATTTTGTAATAGTTGATGTGTCTGATCCAGCAAATCCAGTGAAAGTTAGTAGTTTAAAGGGCAGGAAAGGTGTTACATCAAGCAAACCATTGGATTTATATATATCCGGAAATTTTGCATACATTGTTGATAAGATAGATGATCTTTTGGTCGTTGATATATCTAATCCTGAAAATCCCGCAAAAATCGGTTCCTTAAAAAATGGTTACAGTGCAAAAGATGTATATATATCTAAAAACTACGCATACGTTGCTGATGGATTAGACGGCCTTTTAGTACTGGACGTATCCAATCCAAAAAAACCTGTGAAAGTTAGTCGTTTTGATACGAAAGGGAATGCACGAAGAGTTTACATATCTGGAAAATATGCATATATCGCTGATGGTTACGAGGGCCTTGTAATAACAGATGTGTCCAATCCAAAAATGCCGAAAAAAGTAGGACATTTTCGCACTGACGATTATGCATGGGACGTTTACGTGGTCGGAAAATATGCATATGTTGCTGCCGATGATAATGGCCTTGTAATAATAGATGTGTCTAATCCAGCAAATCCGGTGAAAGTAGGGGAAGTAAGAACAGGATATGATGCTTTAGGGGTCTATGTAGATGAAAAATACGCATATATTGCCAATTTCGATAATGGCCTTGTAATAGTAGATGTGTCTAACCCTTCGTATCCCTTCCAGATTGGAAAATATGATACTTATGGATGGTCATATGGAGTCTATGTCGACGAAAAAAGGCGTGCATATGTTGCCGATGATGACAATGGCCTTGTAATAATAGATGTGTCCAATCCAGCAAATCCGGTAAAAATCGGATACTGGAATGATTATGGAGGCGCAAAAAAGGTCCGTATACTTGGAAAGTATGCATACATTGCAAGTGGGCGTGCAGGACTTGTGATACTGGATGTATCCAATCCCAAAAAGCCTGTGAAAGTTAGCCGTTTTGATACAGACGGAGAAGCAAAAAGTCTCTATGTATCTGAAAAGTATGTATACATTGCCGATGATAGTAATGGTCTTGTTATATTAGATGTATCCAACGTAAAGTCACCATCTCTTGTTCTGGATATGCCCTGGTTGAATCTCTATGGAGTATCTGGAGCACCTGGCTTTTAA
- a CDS encoding DUF998 domain-containing protein has translation MKSLKFLGLLSITMFFVGVFISVYFNEWFNLSQYTFSKLGNSYLATYPWIFSFFVIVGGVFMTFYGLVLIRKSIEKLRIIGGAYVLLSGIFMILVGVFPDGTKPHDFVALMTFLIFYAGMMVYGFKSSDKVFQVSSVAIFITIIIVLVYNPFPSTGYLEIFGLLLVVIDLILEFFEGKLDRLFKSFL, from the coding sequence ATGAAATCTCTGAAATTCCTGGGATTATTAAGCATAACTATGTTTTTTGTGGGGGTTTTCATATCCGTTTATTTCAATGAATGGTTCAATTTGTCACAGTATACTTTCAGCAAACTTGGAAATAGTTATTTAGCGACTTATCCCTGGATTTTTTCTTTTTTTGTGATTGTTGGTGGCGTATTTATGACGTTTTATGGATTAGTATTAATCAGAAAATCTATAGAAAAATTGAGAATAATAGGTGGCGCTTATGTACTTTTAAGCGGTATTTTTATGATACTTGTTGGGGTATTTCCAGACGGAACGAAACCACACGATTTTGTAGCTCTTATGACGTTCTTAATATTTTATGCTGGAATGATGGTTTATGGTTTCAAATCGTCTGATAAGGTATTTCAGGTTTCGTCTGTTGCAATTTTTATAACAATTATTATTGTTCTTGTCTATAACCCTTTTCCATCAACGGGATATCTGGAAATTTTTGGATTACTTTTGGTGGTGATTGACCTTATTTTAGAGTTTTTTGAAGGAAAGCTGGATAGATTATTTAAAAGTTTTTTATAG
- a CDS encoding ABC transporter ATP-binding protein — translation MVKAVDLTKEFGGVRAVDGINIDIPEGQIFGFLGPNGAGKTTTIRMLTGTLKPTRGKIEILGMDMKKHEIDIKRRIGVVPDEPKIYTHLKGFEFLEFIMDIFEVNNSDTKKRIDELCAAFSVDYLDKFVSDMSHGMKQKLMLVSVLMRKPEVIFLDEPTVGLDARSAKILKDLLKKYSTQGVTIFLTTHILEIAEKMCDVIAIIDKGKIIAQGTMDELRKLTGSDDKTLEELFIELTAQEEDIKSIVDTL, via the coding sequence ATGGTTAAAGCAGTGGACCTTACAAAAGAATTTGGCGGGGTAAGGGCGGTAGATGGTATAAATATTGATATTCCAGAGGGACAAATATTTGGATTTCTTGGACCAAATGGTGCGGGGAAAACTACTACTATTCGTATGCTCACAGGAACTTTAAAACCAACCAGAGGCAAAATAGAAATTCTTGGAATGGATATGAAAAAACATGAAATAGATATTAAACGCAGAATAGGTGTTGTGCCAGATGAGCCAAAGATATATACCCACTTGAAAGGTTTTGAATTTTTAGAATTCATAATGGACATTTTTGAAGTGAATAATTCTGATACAAAAAAAAGAATAGATGAGTTGTGCGCAGCTTTTAGCGTAGATTATCTCGATAAGTTTGTTTCAGATATGTCTCATGGCATGAAGCAGAAGTTAATGCTTGTCAGTGTTTTAATGCGAAAACCTGAGGTAATATTTTTGGATGAACCAACAGTGGGATTGGATGCACGGAGCGCGAAAATATTAAAAGATTTATTAAAAAAATATTCCACTCAAGGGGTAACAATTTTTCTTACCACACATATACTTGAGATAGCGGAGAAAATGTGCGATGTGATAGCAATAATCGATAAAGGTAAAATAATCGCTCAGGGTACTATGGATGAATTAAGAAAACTCACTGGTAGTGATGATAAGACACTTGAAGAGCTTTTCATAGAACTTACTGCCCAGGAAGAAGATATTAAAAGTATAGTGGATACTCTTTAA